AGAAGGGGTTCATGGAGTCGGGTTAGTCAATCGGCTCCCGTTATCCCGGGGCTGCTGCCTTCCGGCAGGTTCCGGCCGTGCGGGACGGGCGGATTACTCCGAAAATTCGTCGATGATCTCCTGACTGACCCCCGTGCTGGAAAAACCGCCATCGTGAAACAGGTTTTGCATGGTCACCTTCCGCGTCAGGTCCGAGAACAGGCTAACCGTGTAATCGGCGCAATCCTGCGCAGTTGCGTTGCCCAGGGGCGACATCTTCTCCGCATAGGAAATAAAACCGTCAAATCCCTTGACACCCTGTCCGGCGGTAGTAGGGGTGGGCGATTGAGAAATGGTATTGACCCGTACTTTTTTCTCTTTCCCGAAAAAGTACCCGAAGCTTCGGGCGATGGACTCGAGGTAGGCCTTGTTGTCGGCCATGTCGTTGTAATCCGGGAAGGTTCGTTGGGCCGCCATGTAAGTCAATGCCACAATGCTCCCCCAGGGGTTCAGGGCATCCGCCTTGTAGAGGGTCTGCATAACCTTGTGGAAGGAAAGGGCCGATACATCCCAACCCTTTTCCGTCCAGTCGTATTTCTGGTCCGTGTAGTGCCGCCCTTTGCGGACGTTGATCGACATGCCGATGGAATGCAGGACAAAATCCAGTTTGCCCCCGAGAATTTCCATGGACTGGTCCACGAGTTTCTGCAGGTCCTCTTCACTGGTAGCGTCTGCCGGTATGATCTGCGACCCCGTTTTCTCGGCCAGGGCATTGATCTGGCCCATGCGCATGGCTATCGGGGCGTTGGTCAACACAAATGTCCCACCTTCTTCGTGGACTCTTTCTGCCGTCTTCCAGGCGATGGAGTTCTCATCCAATGCGCCAAAAATAATCCCCTTTTTACCTTTCAATAAATTATATGCCATGGTTTGTCGCTTTGTTTAACAGTTCCAAAGATAGCTAAATTGGAGGATTTAACGGCTACGGCAACTCGGGCAGCAACGAGCCGGCCCCGGCTGTTCTCAACGGTCAGTTCAGCAGTTCGCGGGCATGGGTCAGGGCCGTATCGGTCAGCTGGCTGCCCCCGAGCATCTGGGCGAGTTCCTGGATGCGCTCTTCCTGGGAAAGTTGTCGGATCCGGGTGGTGGTGCGGCCTTCGACATCCTCCTTGTATACTTTGTATTGCTGGTGCCCCTTGGAAGCAACCTGGGGCAGGTGGGTAATGGCAAACACCTGCATATGCCGGCTCATTTCCCGCATGATATCCCCCATGCGGTTCGATATTTCCCCGGAAACCCCGGTATCGATTTCATCGAACATCATGGTTGGCAGGGCTTCAAAAGCTGCCAAACGCGCCTTGATGGCCAGCATGATGCGGGAAAGTTCTCCCCCGGAGGCCGATTTTTTAAGGGGTCCGTAGTTTCCTCCCTTGTTCGCCGTAAAAAGCAATTCCAGGACATCGCGGCCGCTTGGCCCGAAGGCTTCCCGTTGCAGCAATTCCCAGGTAAACGACGCATTGGGGATTCCGAGCTCCACGAGTTCCTTTCTCAGATCTTCGGTGAATCCCGGCAACACCCCGGCGCGACGTTCGGATAACTGCCCGGCAATCCGGTTGAGGGAATCCTGCAATTTTTCGATTTTCCCATCCAGCGCCTCAATGTCGGTCTCCAGCTGGGCTGTATCGTGCACTTTCCTGGAAAGGGAGTCCCGGATGGCCAGCAGTTCCTCCACGGTTGCCACCTGGTGTTTCTTTTGCAGATCAAACAGGCGGCCGAGCTGGCTGTTCACTTTTTCCAGCGCATCCGGATCCGGCTGCTGCTGATCCGTCAGGTCGGCAAATTCAGTGGCGATATCGTCGGATTCAATCAACAGGGACTGAACCCGTTCGTGTAATTGGGAAAAACGGGAGCCGTACGCGGCGAGTTTCGAGGTAACTTGCCGCAATCGCCCGAGCATGGCGAGCAAGCCGTACTCTTCCTCCTGCATCACCTGGTCTGCGTTGCCCAGCAGGCCTATGATTTGTTCGGAGTTGCTGAGTGTGGCCTGCTCTTCTTCCAGTCGCTCCTGCATGCCCGGTTCCAGGTTGGCCCCGTTGAGTTCTTCCAGTAAAAATTCATTGTAATCCTGTTCCCGGAAGGCCAGGTCGCGCTCGTTCCGCAGCGCCTGCAACCGCTTTTCCATTTCCAGGTAGGTTTTCCGGGTTTCCCGGTAGGTCTCCAGCAGGGGGCCGTTGCCGGCCAGTGCATCCACCACGCGCAACTGGAAGTCCCTGTCGGTGAGTTCCAGGGTCTGGTGTTGGGAATGAACGTCGATGAGCCGCTGTCCGAGCTCCTCCATGACGCCGAGAGTTACCGGGGTGTCGTTGATAAATGCCCGGGACTTTCCATTGGGTCGGATTTCGCGCCTCAGCAGGGTTTGGGCATCATAGTCCAGGTCGCGGGTCTCGAAGAATTCCCGCATACCCGGGTAGGCGCCAACGGCGAACTCAGCCTCCACCACGCATTTCTTTTCCGTATCGCGGAGCGCGGAGCGGTCGGCCCGGTTGCCCAGTACGAGGCCGAGGCTTTCCAGGAGGATGGATTTACCGGCCCCGGTTTCTCCAGTAATGGTGGTCAGCCCCCCTTTAAAATCGACGCGCAGGTCCTCGATAAGGGCGTAATTGCGAATGGCGAGGTGGGTGAGCATAGAGGCAGCGGGTTACTGCCTGTAAAGATAAAAGAATCGCCGCAATCCGCTAGCGGTTAATAGGTGATTTGATTCCAGGTACTCGCATAGAATGGCGCCACCCGGTTAAGCGTTTCCTTGAGCTGGACAATATCCACCTTCGGGCCGTCCGAAAAGATGTTCTGGATTTCCTCGGCCTTGGCATCGAAAAACGTCTGGATCAGAAAGGCGTTGGGCCGCCGCTGTATAAGTGTTTCGAACAAGCGCAGGGAACCGGCAATCACTTGTTTCCCCGTACTGTTGTTGTCCGCCATGATGTCGAGCCCCTTCCGGTGGTAATTGTAGAGGGCAATCCGGTATTCCCGGAACGTGTTGGACAGCAGGTTGTCCACCAACTGGAACCTGGTG
This genomic window from Robiginitalea biformata HTCC2501 contains:
- the recN gene encoding DNA repair protein RecN, translating into MLTHLAIRNYALIEDLRVDFKGGLTTITGETGAGKSILLESLGLVLGNRADRSALRDTEKKCVVEAEFAVGAYPGMREFFETRDLDYDAQTLLRREIRPNGKSRAFINDTPVTLGVMEELGQRLIDVHSQHQTLELTDRDFQLRVVDALAGNGPLLETYRETRKTYLEMEKRLQALRNERDLAFREQDYNEFLLEELNGANLEPGMQERLEEEQATLSNSEQIIGLLGNADQVMQEEEYGLLAMLGRLRQVTSKLAAYGSRFSQLHERVQSLLIESDDIATEFADLTDQQQPDPDALEKVNSQLGRLFDLQKKHQVATVEELLAIRDSLSRKVHDTAQLETDIEALDGKIEKLQDSLNRIAGQLSERRAGVLPGFTEDLRKELVELGIPNASFTWELLQREAFGPSGRDVLELLFTANKGGNYGPLKKSASGGELSRIMLAIKARLAAFEALPTMMFDEIDTGVSGEISNRMGDIMREMSRHMQVFAITHLPQVASKGHQQYKVYKEDVEGRTTTRIRQLSQEERIQELAQMLGGSQLTDTALTHARELLN
- a CDS encoding enoyl-ACP reductase FabI: MAYNLLKGKKGIIFGALDENSIAWKTAERVHEEGGTFVLTNAPIAMRMGQINALAEKTGSQIIPADATSEEDLQKLVDQSMEILGGKLDFVLHSIGMSINVRKGRHYTDQKYDWTEKGWDVSALSFHKVMQTLYKADALNPWGSIVALTYMAAQRTFPDYNDMADNKAYLESIARSFGYFFGKEKKVRVNTISQSPTPTTAGQGVKGFDGFISYAEKMSPLGNATAQDCADYTVSLFSDLTRKVTMQNLFHDGGFSSTGVSQEIIDEFSE